A single Ghiorsea bivora DNA region contains:
- a CDS encoding glycoside hydrolase family 57 protein yields the protein MSQPLSVIFYWHMHQPFYREADTGRYHLPWVYLHAMKDYTDMAEILLQIPHAKAVMNYVPSLTHQIKDYAAHLRDFLDGKTTEINDPLLAFLAQEQSFDKVSRTYLLDACFRLNHDRNMHRYTAYSSLFHMAEHAKNINTIDYLGDNFFTDLVTWYHLAWLGETVRQNNFVARRLIEKAGDFSSQDRHDLLALITDLLENIPSLHRRLVESGKLELTTTPYAHPIMPLMLDFESAHQTVADALIPDEPYPGGKERALDHIHKAQQSHEQVFGHQAKGCWPAEGAVCNDTLALLGQSGFDWCATGEAVLHHSLKTNLREQQGNRDLYHPWLVGEGENQISCFFRDDRLSDLLGFEYSKWNTDDAINNFMHELAGIRHRTQGMEAPVVAIIMDGENAWEHYHENALPFLTKLYQAVIEHPEFELTTFSDYLEQHPATEKLDNLTAGSWVYGNLSTWIGDHAKTRAWELLIEAKKAFDAHYESLSHDTQEAAIEQLRICEGSDWCWWFGDYNPSNAVRDFDQLYRTHLKKLYQLLGHAVPQSLDESISSGGGDAEGGGAMRRGGAGS from the coding sequence ATGAGCCAACCATTATCCGTTATTTTTTACTGGCATATGCATCAGCCATTCTACCGCGAGGCGGATACTGGGCGCTATCATTTGCCGTGGGTTTATCTGCATGCCATGAAAGATTATACCGATATGGCAGAAATTTTACTGCAAATCCCTCATGCCAAAGCGGTGATGAATTATGTACCCTCATTAACCCATCAAATTAAAGATTATGCGGCACATTTGCGCGATTTTTTGGATGGGAAAACAACAGAAATTAATGACCCTTTATTGGCATTTTTGGCACAGGAACAAAGTTTTGATAAGGTTTCACGAACTTATTTGTTAGATGCATGTTTTCGTTTAAATCACGATAGAAATATGCATCGCTACACTGCATATTCCAGTCTTTTTCATATGGCAGAACATGCAAAAAATATCAATACAATTGATTACCTGGGCGATAATTTCTTTACCGATTTGGTCACTTGGTATCATCTTGCTTGGCTGGGTGAAACAGTGCGCCAAAACAACTTTGTTGCCCGCCGCCTGATTGAAAAAGCAGGTGATTTCAGCTCCCAAGACCGCCATGATTTGCTTGCACTTATTACAGATTTACTTGAAAATATTCCGTCTTTGCATCGTAGGCTTGTGGAATCAGGTAAGTTAGAGCTCACCACTACACCTTATGCTCATCCCATCATGCCTTTGATGCTCGATTTTGAATCGGCGCATCAAACTGTGGCTGATGCTTTGATTCCTGATGAGCCATATCCAGGTGGTAAAGAACGCGCGCTTGACCATATTCACAAAGCTCAACAAAGCCATGAACAAGTGTTTGGGCATCAAGCCAAAGGTTGCTGGCCTGCGGAAGGGGCTGTGTGTAATGATACCCTTGCTTTGCTGGGGCAATCCGGTTTTGACTGGTGCGCTACGGGTGAAGCTGTATTGCATCATTCACTCAAAACCAATTTGCGCGAACAACAAGGCAACCGCGACCTTTACCACCCTTGGTTGGTGGGCGAAGGCGAGAATCAAATCAGTTGTTTTTTTCGAGATGATAGGTTGTCCGACTTGTTGGGTTTTGAATACAGCAAATGGAATACCGATGATGCCATCAACAACTTTATGCATGAGTTGGCAGGCATTCGTCATCGCACCCAAGGTATGGAAGCCCCTGTGGTTGCCATCATCATGGATGGTGAAAATGCTTGGGAACATTACCATGAGAATGCCTTACCTTTCTTAACCAAACTTTATCAGGCAGTGATTGAACACCCTGAATTTGAACTCACCACATTCAGTGATTATCTCGAGCAGCATCCAGCCACAGAGAAACTTGATAACCTCACCGCAGGTTCTTGGGTCTATGGCAATTTATCCACTTGGATTGGCGACCATGCCAAAACACGCGCTTGGGAATTGTTGATTGAAGCCAAAAAAGCTTTTGATGCACACTACGAAAGTTTAAGTCATGACACCCAAGAAGCAGCCATTGAACAATTGCGTATTTGCGAAGGTTCGGATTGGTGTTGGTGGTTTGGCGACTACAACCCCAGCAATGCGGTGCGTGATTTCGACCAACTTTATCGTACCCATTTGAAAAAGTTGTATCAACTGCTCGGGCATGCAGTACCTCAATCTTTGGATGAATCGATTTCTTCAGGTGGTGGTGATGCAGAAGGTGGTGGAGCCATGCGCCGAGGCGGGGCAGGTAGTTGA